One region of Azoarcus sp. CIB genomic DNA includes:
- the atpB gene encoding F0F1 ATP synthase subunit A, producing the protein MATEAPTAGEYIVHHLTHLNSTGHAQKAVIDWSVWNLDTLFFSVFLGVVTLFFLIRAANKATAGVPGRFQAAVEILVEMVADQAKGIVHSAESRKFVAPVALTVFLWIFLMNSMDFLPVDLLPRIWQAITGDSHAYLRVVPTADLNGTLGMSIGVLLLCLYYNIKIKGFSGWVHELFTAPFGSHPLLYPINFLMQMIEFLAKTVSHGMRLFGNMYAGELIFMLIALLGGTATVFGFVGHIVAGSIWAVFHILIVALQAFIFMMLTLVYIGQSHESH; encoded by the coding sequence ATGGCTACCGAAGCACCCACCGCAGGCGAGTACATCGTCCACCACCTCACCCACCTCAACTCCACCGGTCATGCCCAGAAGGCGGTCATCGACTGGAGCGTGTGGAACCTCGACACCCTGTTCTTCTCGGTTTTCCTGGGCGTCGTTACACTGTTCTTCCTGATCCGCGCCGCCAACAAGGCCACCGCGGGCGTTCCGGGCCGCTTCCAGGCTGCCGTCGAGATCCTCGTCGAGATGGTCGCCGACCAGGCCAAGGGCATCGTGCATAGCGCCGAATCGCGCAAGTTCGTCGCCCCGGTCGCCCTCACCGTGTTCCTGTGGATCTTCCTCATGAACTCGATGGACTTCCTGCCGGTCGACCTGCTGCCGCGCATCTGGCAAGCCATCACCGGCGACTCGCACGCCTACCTGCGCGTCGTGCCGACGGCCGACCTCAACGGCACGCTCGGCATGTCGATCGGCGTGCTGCTGCTGTGCCTCTACTACAACATCAAGATCAAGGGCTTCTCGGGCTGGGTGCACGAGCTCTTCACCGCGCCCTTCGGCAGCCACCCGCTGCTGTACCCGATCAATTTCCTGATGCAGATGATCGAGTTCCTCGCCAAGACCGTTTCGCACGGCATGCGACTGTTCGGCAACATGTACGCCGGTGAGCTGATCTTCATGCTGATCGCGCTGCTTGGCGGCACGGCCACCGTCTTCGGTTTCGTCGGTCACATCGTCGCGGGTTCGATCTGGGCCGTGTTCCACATTCTGATCGTTGCGCTGCAAGCCTTCATCTTCATGATGCTGACGCTGGTCTACATCGGCCAGTCGCACGAAAGTCACTAA
- a CDS encoding ATP synthase subunit I: MLKMVLLQLGATIVATAIAAVFFGPAGAISAAFGGLSCVLPSALFALRLHLVAKRGGSGHVAVFFVGEFLKVASIVGLLALVGLQYEDVHWGGLFIGLILALKANLFAFLVKT, encoded by the coding sequence ATGCTGAAGATGGTTTTACTGCAGTTGGGCGCAACGATCGTTGCAACGGCCATTGCGGCCGTTTTTTTCGGCCCGGCCGGAGCGATCTCCGCAGCATTCGGAGGTCTGTCCTGCGTGCTTCCCAGCGCCCTGTTCGCGCTGCGGCTGCACCTCGTCGCCAAGCGCGGCGGGTCAGGTCATGTAGCAGTTTTTTTTGTCGGCGAGTTCCTCAAGGTCGCGTCGATAGTGGGATTGTTGGCGCTGGTTGGGCTGCAGTATGAAGACGTCCACTGGGGTGGCCTCTTCATCGGCCTGATTCTGGCGCTGAAGGCGAATTTATTTGCATTTTTGGTGAAGACCTGA
- the atpA gene encoding F0F1 ATP synthase subunit alpha — protein sequence MQLNPSEISDLIKSRIQNLQLAATSRNEGTVVSVTDGITRVHGLADVMQGEMLEFPGNTFGLALNLERDSVGAVVLGEYEHITEGDAVKATGRILEVPVGPELIGRVVNALGQPIDGKGPINAKLTDKIEKVAPGVIWRQSVSQPVQTGLKSVDAMVPIGRGQRELIIGDRQTGKTAVAVDAIINQKGQDMFCVYVAIGQKASTIANVVRKLEEHGAMEYTIVVAATASESAAMQFIAPYSGCTMGEYFRDRGQDALIIYDDLTKQAWAYRQISLLLRRPPGREAYPGDVFYLHSRLLERASRVSADYVEKFTNGEVKGKTGSLTALPVIETQAGDVSAFVPTNVISITDGQIFLDTDLFNAGVRPAINAGISVSRVGGAAQTKVVKKLSGGIRTDLAQYRELAAFAQFASDLDDATRKQLERGRRVTELMKQPQYAPLSVADMAITLFAVNNGYFDDVEVPRLLAFETALQQFVKTKNAALVSKIMASKELDADGEKQLVAAIEEFKKSWA from the coding sequence ATGCAACTCAACCCCTCTGAAATCAGTGACCTGATTAAGAGCCGGATCCAGAACCTGCAGCTCGCAGCCACGTCGCGCAACGAGGGTACGGTGGTGTCGGTTACCGACGGCATCACCCGCGTCCACGGCCTGGCTGACGTCATGCAGGGCGAAATGCTGGAATTCCCTGGCAATACCTTCGGCCTCGCGCTGAACCTCGAGCGTGACTCGGTCGGTGCGGTGGTTCTCGGTGAATACGAGCACATCACCGAAGGCGACGCCGTCAAGGCGACCGGTCGCATTCTCGAAGTGCCGGTCGGTCCCGAACTGATTGGTCGCGTTGTCAACGCGCTCGGTCAGCCGATCGACGGCAAGGGCCCGATCAATGCCAAGCTGACCGACAAGATCGAAAAGGTCGCGCCGGGCGTGATCTGGCGTCAGTCGGTGTCGCAACCGGTGCAGACCGGCCTGAAGTCGGTTGACGCCATGGTGCCGATCGGCCGTGGCCAGCGCGAGCTGATCATCGGCGACCGCCAGACGGGCAAGACCGCCGTCGCCGTCGACGCGATCATCAACCAGAAAGGCCAGGACATGTTCTGCGTCTACGTTGCGATCGGCCAGAAGGCCTCGACGATCGCCAACGTGGTGCGCAAGCTGGAAGAGCACGGCGCGATGGAATACACCATCGTCGTCGCCGCGACCGCTTCCGAGTCCGCCGCGATGCAGTTCATCGCCCCGTACTCCGGCTGCACGATGGGCGAATACTTCCGCGACCGCGGCCAGGACGCCCTGATCATTTACGACGATCTGACCAAGCAGGCCTGGGCCTACCGTCAGATCTCGCTGCTGCTGCGCCGCCCGCCGGGCCGCGAAGCTTACCCCGGCGACGTGTTCTACCTGCACTCGCGTCTGCTCGAGCGCGCCTCGCGCGTTTCCGCCGACTACGTTGAGAAGTTCACCAACGGCGAAGTCAAGGGCAAGACCGGTTCGCTGACCGCGCTGCCCGTGATCGAAACCCAGGCCGGCGACGTTTCCGCGTTCGTTCCGACCAACGTGATCTCGATTACCGACGGCCAGATCTTCCTGGATACCGACCTGTTCAACGCCGGTGTCCGTCCCGCGATCAACGCCGGTATCTCGGTGTCGCGAGTCGGTGGCGCTGCGCAGACCAAGGTCGTGAAGAAGCTCTCCGGCGGTATCCGTACCGACCTCGCGCAGTACCGCGAACTCGCCGCGTTCGCCCAGTTCGCGTCCGACCTCGACGATGCGACCCGCAAGCAGCTCGAGCGTGGCCGCCGCGTGACCGAGCTGATGAAGCAGCCCCAGTATGCGCCGCTGTCGGTCGCCGACATGGCCATCACGCTGTTCGCGGTGAACAACGGTTACTTCGACGATGTCGAGGTACCTCGCTTGCTGGCCTTCGAAACCGCGCTGCAGCAGTTCGTCAAGACCAAGAACGCCGCGCTGGTGAGCAAGATCATGGCCTCCAAGGAGCTCGACGCCGACGGCGAGAAGCAACTGGTCGCCGCGATCGAAGAGTTCAAGAAGAGCTGGGCCTAA
- the atpG gene encoding F0F1 ATP synthase subunit gamma: MASGKEIRTKIKSVQNTRKITKAMEMVAASKMRKAQDRMRAARPYADKIRRLAANLSQANVTDYKHPFLVHKDQVKRVGLILVTTDKGLCGGLNTNVQRIALNAMKDWNANGVSEIRACCIGNKGFGFMQRMGANVMSHVVQMGDTPHLEKMIGPVKVMLDAFQNGELDAVYVAYTRFINTMKQEPVLEQLLPLSGEQLGTPESSWDYLYEPDPQVVIDEMLVRYVEALVYQAVAENMASEQSARMVAMKAASDNAKTVIGDLQLVYNKTRQAAITKELSEIVGGAAAV; the protein is encoded by the coding sequence ATGGCTAGCGGGAAGGAAATCCGTACCAAGATCAAGAGCGTGCAAAACACGCGCAAGATCACCAAGGCCATGGAAATGGTGGCCGCATCCAAAATGCGCAAGGCGCAGGACCGGATGCGCGCTGCCCGTCCCTATGCCGACAAGATCCGCCGACTCGCCGCGAACCTGTCCCAGGCCAATGTGACCGACTACAAGCACCCCTTCCTGGTCCACAAGGATCAGGTCAAACGGGTGGGGCTGATTCTTGTCACGACCGACAAGGGTCTGTGTGGCGGTCTCAACACCAACGTCCAGCGTATCGCGCTGAACGCGATGAAGGACTGGAACGCCAATGGCGTTTCCGAGATCCGTGCCTGCTGCATCGGCAACAAGGGTTTCGGCTTCATGCAGCGGATGGGCGCGAATGTCATGTCGCACGTCGTGCAGATGGGCGACACGCCGCACCTGGAAAAGATGATCGGCCCGGTCAAGGTCATGCTCGATGCGTTCCAGAACGGCGAGCTCGATGCGGTCTACGTTGCCTATACGCGCTTCATCAACACGATGAAGCAGGAGCCGGTGCTGGAGCAGTTGCTTCCGCTCTCCGGCGAACAGCTTGGCACGCCGGAAAGTTCGTGGGATTACCTCTACGAACCCGACCCGCAGGTGGTCATCGACGAAATGCTGGTGCGTTACGTCGAAGCGCTGGTGTACCAGGCCGTCGCCGAGAACATGGCTTCCGAACAGAGTGCGCGAATGGTGGCAATGAAGGCCGCCTCCGACAATGCCAAGACCGTGATTGGCGATCTGCAGCTGGTCTATAACAAGACCCGTCAGGCAGCGATCACGAAGGAGCTGTCGGAGATCGTCGGCGGCGCCGCTGCGGTGTAA
- a CDS encoding SCP2 sterol-binding domain-containing protein encodes MSALNFGTRGALAAINHLLARADWARERLAPHAGRCARLRAEPVELLFTIDRDGYLIDAETELEPGVTLSVPLSALPGLVGGDANKVMNAVRIEGNAEFADTLGFVFRNLRWDAEEDLSRVFGDIVAHRMIQGAGSLRQMHERAWTGLTGNLAEYLAEEQQALVTRGALAALGDELRALRDDLARLDKRVGRLSAAGRHG; translated from the coding sequence ATGTCCGCACTGAATTTCGGCACCCGCGGCGCCCTCGCCGCCATCAATCACCTTCTTGCGCGCGCCGACTGGGCACGTGAACGCCTCGCCCCGCACGCCGGCCGCTGCGCGCGCCTGCGCGCCGAGCCGGTAGAGCTGCTGTTCACGATCGACCGCGACGGCTACCTCATCGACGCCGAGACCGAGCTGGAGCCCGGCGTCACCCTGTCGGTCCCGCTCTCGGCCCTGCCGGGCCTCGTCGGGGGTGATGCCAACAAGGTAATGAACGCCGTGCGCATCGAAGGCAACGCCGAGTTCGCGGACACGCTCGGCTTCGTCTTCCGCAACCTGCGCTGGGACGCCGAGGAAGACCTGTCGCGCGTCTTCGGCGACATCGTCGCGCACCGCATGATCCAGGGCGCCGGGAGCCTGCGGCAGATGCATGAACGTGCGTGGACCGGCCTCACCGGCAACCTCGCCGAATACCTGGCAGAGGAGCAGCAGGCCCTCGTCACCCGCGGCGCGCTCGCCGCCCTCGGCGACGAACTGCGCGCGCTACGTGACGACCTAGCGCGCCTCGACAAACGCGTCGGCCGGCTCTCCGCGGCTGGACGCCACGGCTGA
- a CDS encoding Tim44-like domain-containing protein gives MKKSILALIAVVFALGLGVADVEAKRLGGGSSLGMQRQISPPQAPRQSATPAPQPSPTTTATTQPRRSWMGPLAGLAAGLGLAALFSHLGLSEELASIVMIALLVFAAFALFRMLTRRTGESRAGPGMQYAGAVHGGGATPASDSPAVVLPGGTGDAGARAFPHDFDAEAFARQAKVNFIRLQAAHDAGNLDDIREFTSPEMYAEIRLQMADRGMSEQRTDVVELNAQVLEVAEEAQRYVVSVRFTGLLREEPDAPPAPFDEVWHLTKPVSGSGGWLVAGIQQVA, from the coding sequence ATGAAGAAGTCGATCCTCGCCCTCATCGCCGTCGTCTTCGCCCTCGGCCTGGGCGTCGCCGACGTCGAGGCCAAACGCCTCGGCGGCGGCAGCAGCCTGGGCATGCAACGGCAAATCAGCCCACCGCAGGCGCCGCGGCAATCCGCGACGCCCGCCCCGCAACCGTCGCCGACCACCACCGCAACGACGCAGCCCCGGCGTTCCTGGATGGGCCCCCTCGCGGGTCTCGCTGCAGGTCTGGGCCTCGCCGCGCTGTTCTCGCACCTCGGCCTGAGCGAAGAACTCGCGTCCATCGTGATGATCGCCTTGCTCGTGTTCGCCGCCTTCGCGCTCTTCCGCATGCTCACTCGCCGCACCGGCGAGTCCCGCGCCGGCCCCGGCATGCAGTACGCCGGCGCCGTCCATGGCGGCGGCGCCACGCCGGCATCCGACTCGCCCGCTGTCGTCCTCCCCGGCGGCACCGGCGACGCCGGCGCCCGCGCGTTTCCGCACGATTTCGACGCCGAAGCCTTCGCCCGCCAAGCCAAGGTCAATTTCATCCGCCTGCAGGCTGCCCATGACGCCGGCAACCTCGACGACATCCGCGAGTTCACAAGTCCCGAGATGTATGCCGAGATCCGCCTGCAGATGGCCGATCGCGGCATGAGCGAGCAGCGCACCGACGTCGTCGAACTCAACGCCCAGGTGCTCGAGGTCGCGGAGGAAGCGCAGCGCTACGTCGTCAGCGTGCGCTTCACCGGCCTGCTGCGCGAGGAGCCTGACGCGCCGCCCGCGCCCTTCGACGAAGTCTGGCACCTCACCAAACCTGTGAGCGGCTCGGGGGGCTGGCTCGTCGCCGGCATCCAGCAGGTCGCCTGA
- the phoB gene encoding phosphate regulon transcriptional regulator PhoB, with protein sequence MAANILLVEDEPAIQELIAANLGRAGHHVVRAGDAETAQRIVRDALPDLVLLDWMLPGMSGIELARRLRADERTRTIPIIMLTARGEEQDKVAGLEMGADDYITKPFSPRELVARIKAVLRRRAPQATEDPVELGGLCLDPATHRVAAGERPVTLGPTEFRLLHFLMTHPERVHSRAQLLDQVWGDHVFVEERTVDVHVRRLRAALEPVGHDGLIQTVRGSGYRLSALPAVAGV encoded by the coding sequence ATGGCCGCGAACATCCTGCTTGTGGAAGACGAACCGGCGATCCAGGAATTGATTGCCGCCAACCTCGGACGTGCGGGGCATCATGTGGTGCGCGCCGGCGATGCCGAGACGGCGCAGCGCATCGTGCGCGACGCGCTGCCGGATCTGGTGCTGCTCGACTGGATGCTGCCCGGGATGTCGGGTATCGAGCTGGCGCGGCGCCTGCGGGCGGACGAGCGCACACGCACGATCCCCATCATCATGCTGACGGCGCGCGGCGAGGAGCAGGACAAGGTCGCGGGCCTGGAGATGGGCGCGGACGACTACATCACCAAGCCCTTCAGCCCGCGCGAGCTGGTCGCGCGCATCAAGGCCGTGCTGCGCCGGCGCGCGCCGCAGGCGACGGAAGACCCGGTGGAACTCGGCGGGTTGTGCCTCGATCCGGCGACGCACCGTGTCGCCGCCGGGGAACGGCCGGTGACCCTCGGGCCGACGGAGTTCCGCCTGCTGCATTTCCTGATGACCCATCCCGAGCGCGTGCATTCGCGTGCGCAGCTGCTGGACCAGGTGTGGGGCGACCATGTCTTCGTCGAGGAGCGCACGGTGGACGTGCATGTGCGGCGCCTGCGCGCTGCGCTGGAGCCGGTCGGCCATGACGGGCTGATCCAGACGGTGCGCGGCAGCGGCTATCGCCTCTCGGCCCTGCCGGCCGTGGCCGGCGTGTAA
- a CDS encoding F0F1 ATP synthase subunit epsilon: MAMTVHVDIVSAEEQIFSGLAEFVALPGEAGELGILPGHMPLMTRIKPGAVRVKVPDQAEEELIFVAGGILEVQPGLVTVLADTAIRGKDLDEAKALEAKRMAEEAMQNKSSELDYAKAQAELAEAIAQIAAIQKLRKRGH, translated from the coding sequence ATGGCAATGACGGTCCACGTGGACATCGTCAGCGCGGAAGAGCAGATCTTTTCCGGCCTGGCGGAGTTCGTTGCGCTTCCCGGCGAAGCGGGCGAACTCGGGATCCTGCCCGGCCACATGCCGCTGATGACCCGGATCAAGCCGGGCGCGGTGCGTGTGAAGGTGCCGGATCAGGCGGAAGAAGAGCTGATTTTCGTCGCTGGCGGCATCCTGGAAGTTCAGCCGGGGCTGGTCACCGTTCTGGCGGACACCGCGATCCGGGGCAAGGATCTCGACGAGGCCAAGGCCCTCGAAGCCAAGCGTATGGCGGAAGAGGCGATGCAGAACAAGTCGTCGGAGCTGGACTACGCGAAGGCCCAGGCAGAACTGGCCGAAGCGATCGCCCAGATCGCCGCGATCCAGAAACTGCGCAAGCGCGGTCACTGA
- the atpD gene encoding F0F1 ATP synthase subunit beta gives MSQGTIVQCIGAVVDIQFPREAMPKVYDALKLEDASDSFAEAGLTFEVQQQLGDGVVRTIALGSSDGLRRGMKVGNTGTQISVPVGHGTLGRIMDVLGRPIDEAGPIQSEQLRPIHAKAPKFDDLSPSVDLLETGIKVIDLVCPFAKGGKVGLFGGAGVGKTVNMMELINNIAKQHSGLSVFAGVGERTREGNDFYHEMKDSNVLDKVAMVFGQMNEPPGNRLRVALTGLTMAEAFRDEGRDILFFVDNIYRYTLAGTEVSALLGRMPSAVGYQPTLAEEMGRLQERITSTKVGSITSIQAVYVPADDLTDPSPATTFLHLDSTVVLSRDIAALGIYPAVDPLDSTSRQLDPLVVGEEHYNVARQVQMTLQRYKELRDIIAILGMDELSPEDKLAVSRARKIQRFLSQPFHVAEVFTGSPGKYVPLKETIKGFKMIVNGECDHLPEQAFYMVGGIEEAIEKAKKLQ, from the coding sequence ATGAGTCAAGGAACGATCGTTCAGTGCATCGGCGCCGTGGTGGATATCCAGTTCCCCCGCGAAGCGATGCCCAAGGTGTATGACGCGCTCAAGCTCGAGGACGCGTCCGACTCCTTCGCGGAAGCTGGCTTGACCTTTGAGGTTCAGCAGCAGCTCGGCGACGGTGTCGTGCGTACCATCGCGCTGGGTTCTTCCGACGGCCTGCGCCGCGGCATGAAGGTTGGCAATACCGGCACGCAGATCTCGGTGCCGGTCGGTCACGGCACGCTGGGCCGGATCATGGACGTGCTGGGTCGCCCGATCGACGAAGCCGGCCCGATCCAGTCAGAGCAGCTGCGTCCGATTCACGCGAAGGCGCCGAAATTCGACGACCTGTCGCCGTCGGTTGACCTGCTCGAAACCGGCATCAAGGTTATCGACTTGGTGTGCCCATTCGCAAAGGGCGGCAAGGTCGGCCTGTTCGGCGGCGCCGGCGTGGGCAAGACCGTGAACATGATGGAGCTGATCAACAACATCGCCAAGCAGCACTCCGGTCTGTCGGTGTTCGCTGGCGTGGGTGAGCGTACTCGCGAGGGTAACGACTTCTACCACGAGATGAAGGACTCCAACGTTCTCGACAAGGTTGCGATGGTGTTCGGTCAGATGAACGAACCCCCGGGCAACCGTCTGCGCGTGGCGCTGACCGGCCTGACGATGGCCGAAGCGTTCCGTGACGAAGGCCGTGACATCCTGTTCTTCGTCGATAACATCTACCGCTACACGCTGGCCGGTACCGAAGTGTCCGCGCTGCTGGGCCGGATGCCGTCCGCGGTGGGTTATCAGCCGACGCTGGCGGAAGAAATGGGCCGCCTGCAGGAGCGCATCACCTCGACCAAGGTCGGCTCGATCACCTCGATCCAGGCCGTGTACGTCCCTGCGGACGACTTGACCGACCCGTCCCCTGCAACGACCTTCCTGCACCTCGACTCGACCGTCGTTCTGTCGCGTGACATCGCCGCGCTGGGTATCTACCCCGCAGTCGATCCGCTCGACTCCACGTCGCGCCAGCTCGACCCGCTGGTTGTTGGCGAAGAGCACTACAACGTCGCCCGCCAGGTGCAGATGACGCTGCAGCGCTACAAGGAACTGCGTGACATCATCGCGATTCTGGGCATGGACGAACTGTCGCCGGAAGACAAGCTGGCCGTGTCGCGTGCGCGGAAGATCCAGCGTTTCCTGTCGCAGCCCTTCCACGTTGCGGAAGTGTTCACCGGCTCGCCGGGCAAGTACGTGCCGCTGAAGGAGACGATCAAGGGCTTCAAGATGATCGTCAACGGTGAGTGCGATCACCTGCCGGAGCAGGCGTTCTACATGGTCGGTGGCATCGAAGAGGCCATCGAGAAGGCCAAGAAGCTCCAGTAA
- a CDS encoding F0F1 ATP synthase subunit delta, with the protein MAENVTIARPYADAAFELARGAGALGPWSEALDRLAAIAADSSMRACISDPKLSAQQLNQLFLDVAGQGLTPELQNFVRVLVDNERLQVLPEIRDLFVDLKNEHEGVKEAEIASAFPLDDATLATLKADLENRFKTRLNISVSLDPELIGGVRIAIGDEVIDASVRGKLANMAAALKN; encoded by the coding sequence ATGGCCGAGAACGTCACCATCGCGCGCCCCTATGCGGATGCCGCCTTCGAGCTGGCCCGCGGGGCAGGTGCGCTGGGGCCTTGGTCGGAAGCACTCGATCGGCTGGCCGCGATTGCCGCGGACAGCTCGATGCGGGCCTGCATCAGTGACCCGAAACTGTCGGCGCAGCAGCTGAACCAGCTGTTCCTCGACGTTGCGGGTCAGGGCCTGACCCCCGAACTGCAGAATTTCGTCCGCGTCCTCGTGGACAACGAACGCCTGCAGGTGCTTCCGGAGATCCGTGACCTGTTCGTCGATCTCAAGAACGAACATGAGGGCGTCAAGGAGGCAGAAATTGCCTCCGCCTTCCCGCTCGACGATGCGACTCTGGCAACGCTGAAAGCCGATCTTGAAAACCGTTTCAAGACCAGACTGAACATCAGCGTGAGCCTCGACCCCGAACTCATCGGGGGGGTCCGTATCGCCATCGGCGACGAAGTGATCGACGCCTCGGTCCGCGGCAAACTCGCGAACATGGCCGCTGCGCTAAAGAACTAG
- the ubiE gene encoding bifunctional demethylmenaquinone methyltransferase/2-methoxy-6-polyprenyl-1,4-benzoquinol methylase UbiE, giving the protein MNDKTTHFGFQTVAEGEKQQRVAEVFSSVATKYDIMNDLMSFGMHRLWKAFTIQISGVGRGDRVLDVAGGTADLSLAFAKRVGREGQVWLTDINHAMLSVGRDRVLDRGYALPVAQCNAEKLPFPDNWFDCVTVAFGLRNMTHKDAALAEMRRVLRPGGRLLVLEFSKVWGPLSPAYDLYSFKILPWMGQKVAGDADSYRYLAESIRMHPPQEELKALMEQVGFKRVDYFNLSAGIVALHRGYKV; this is encoded by the coding sequence ATGAACGACAAGACCACCCACTTCGGCTTCCAGACGGTCGCCGAAGGCGAGAAGCAGCAACGCGTCGCCGAGGTCTTCTCCTCGGTCGCGACCAAGTACGACATCATGAACGACCTGATGTCCTTCGGCATGCACCGGCTGTGGAAGGCGTTCACGATCCAGATCTCCGGCGTCGGCCGCGGCGACCGCGTGCTCGACGTCGCCGGCGGCACCGCCGACCTCTCGCTCGCCTTCGCCAAGCGCGTCGGGCGCGAAGGCCAGGTCTGGCTCACCGACATCAACCACGCCATGCTCTCGGTCGGCCGCGACCGCGTGCTGGACCGCGGCTACGCGCTGCCGGTTGCCCAGTGCAACGCTGAAAAGCTGCCTTTCCCCGACAACTGGTTCGATTGCGTCACGGTCGCCTTCGGCCTGCGCAACATGACCCACAAGGACGCCGCGCTGGCCGAGATGCGCCGTGTGCTGCGTCCGGGCGGGCGCCTGCTGGTGCTCGAATTTTCCAAGGTATGGGGCCCGCTTTCCCCCGCCTACGACCTCTACTCCTTCAAGATCCTGCCGTGGATGGGCCAGAAGGTCGCCGGCGACGCCGACAGCTACCGCTACCTCGCCGAGTCGATCCGCATGCATCCGCCCCAGGAGGAACTCAAGGCGCTGATGGAACAAGTCGGGTTCAAGCGGGTCGACTACTTCAATCTCAGCGCCGGCATCGTCGCGCTGCACCGCGGCTACAAGGTCTGA
- the atpE gene encoding F0F1 ATP synthase subunit C has product MENVLGFVALAAGLIIGMGAIGACIGIGIMGSKYLEASARQPELMNALQTKMFLLAGLIDAAFLIGVGIAMMFAFANPFQL; this is encoded by the coding sequence ATGGAAAACGTTCTGGGTTTTGTCGCGCTGGCCGCTGGTCTGATCATTGGTATGGGCGCTATCGGTGCTTGTATCGGTATCGGCATCATGGGTTCCAAGTACCTCGAAGCTTCGGCCCGTCAGCCTGAACTGATGAACGCGCTGCAAACCAAGATGTTCCTGCTGGCCGGTCTGATCGACGCAGCGTTCCTGATCGGTGTCGGTATCGCGATGATGTTCGCCTTCGCCAACCCGTTCCAGCTCTGA
- a CDS encoding DUF971 domain-containing protein: MAGLDDDTPIPTALTLHRKSRVLEIAFGEDRQYALPFEYLRVYSPSAEVRGHGVGQETLQVGKRDVELLDIEPVGHYAVKLVFSDGHDSGLYSWDYLHMLATQHDTLWQQYLDRLAAAGASRDPADNPPPAPKHGCGHKH; encoded by the coding sequence ATGGCCGGCCTCGACGACGACACCCCCATCCCCACCGCACTCACGCTGCATCGCAAGTCGCGCGTACTGGAAATCGCCTTCGGCGAAGACCGGCAGTACGCGCTGCCCTTCGAATACCTGCGCGTGTATTCGCCGTCCGCCGAAGTCCGCGGCCACGGCGTCGGGCAGGAAACGCTGCAGGTCGGCAAGCGCGACGTCGAGCTCCTCGACATCGAGCCGGTCGGCCACTACGCCGTGAAGCTGGTGTTCTCCGACGGCCACGACAGCGGCCTGTATTCCTGGGACTACCTCCACATGCTCGCCACGCAGCACGACACGCTGTGGCAGCAGTACCTCGACCGCCTCGCCGCGGCCGGGGCGAGCCGCGATCCCGCCGACAACCCACCGCCCGCGCCCAAGCACGGCTGCGGCCACAAGCACTGA
- a CDS encoding F0F1 ATP synthase subunit B, translating to MNLNATLIAQLVVFFILAWVTMKFVWPPIVKALDERAKKIADGLAAADKAKADLSLAEKKVVEELRKARESAGDVRGAAEKQAATVLDEARAEAARIIAVAREAAQGEAGAAAQRAKEVLRDQVANLAVAGAERILRREINAQVHADLLANLKQELQ from the coding sequence GTGAATTTGAACGCAACCCTGATTGCCCAGCTCGTTGTGTTCTTCATTCTGGCGTGGGTCACGATGAAATTCGTGTGGCCCCCCATCGTGAAGGCACTCGACGAGCGCGCGAAGAAGATCGCGGACGGGCTCGCGGCTGCGGACAAGGCAAAGGCCGACCTCTCTCTCGCCGAGAAGAAGGTCGTCGAGGAACTGCGCAAGGCCCGCGAATCCGCGGGTGACGTGCGCGGTGCTGCCGAGAAGCAGGCAGCGACAGTCCTCGACGAAGCCCGTGCCGAAGCCGCCCGCATCATTGCCGTGGCGCGCGAAGCCGCGCAAGGCGAAGCCGGTGCTGCTGCGCAGCGTGCCAAGGAAGTCCTGCGCGACCAGGTCGCGAACCTCGCCGTCGCCGGTGCCGAGCGCATCCTGCGTCGCGAGATCAACGCCCAGGTGCATGCCGACCTGCTCGCCAACCTGAAACAGGAACTGCAATAA